A genomic segment from Gracilimonas sediminicola encodes:
- the xseB gene encoding exodeoxyribonuclease VII small subunit, with protein sequence MAEKERLSFEEALKKLESIVEQLEDEEITLEDSVKLYEEGVQLSKFCTEILEQAELRIEQVNEANTQ encoded by the coding sequence ATGGCAGAAAAGGAACGACTTAGCTTTGAAGAGGCTTTAAAGAAATTGGAATCGATAGTGGAACAACTTGAGGACGAAGAGATTACACTGGAAGATTCCGTTAAGCTGTATGAAGAAGGCGTTCAACTATCTAAGTTTTGTACTGAAATCTTAGAACAAGCTGAACTTCGTATAGAACAAGTAAACGAAGCGAATACGCAGTAA
- a CDS encoding sensor histidine kinase: protein MKLIHEITRLNDNELSVSELIRNASHLISKFWPEQAGVLVSLSFDDISHHSGHESSNTEFYTSGYEAGGLPVEISVSAESDRHFSEDDTYFIETACMLVASKIERILSKQRIQEEQELIDKAYQLAHIGTWEYDMINHELHWSDITKQVHGFEADYNPDVESTIQLFKEGYHRETFAKAAYDAIEHEIPFDVELKIISGKGDERWIRATGEPEYADGQCIRFYGISQNVTERRKAEEDLELNERRFKALVQNGMDMIAILDEEGNYTYASPASKNVLNLPPEYFMDKNAFDLIHQDDKDRLYTLFTSLSNNETVQINPFRFLNNEKQWRWLEGTITNLSNDPAVKGYVVNTRDITERQIKHEQILDSLREKETLLSEIHHRIKNNLSVLVTMLHLQASDEQNEAVLDRLLDSIARIHTMASIHEQLYQTKNYAALDFSERLKLLAQTIKKTLQTDVEVELVFNCKPLTIPVDYALTCSLVVNEVLTNVFKHAFRGMQKGLVTLDLNPDSCGDKAHLKISDNGVGLPSNFNPSESDSLGLSLIDMLSEQIAEDYSFSSSDKGTVFTLTFSKEVLESA, encoded by the coding sequence ATGAAATTAATTCACGAGATCACCCGGCTCAATGATAATGAGCTCTCAGTTTCTGAACTGATTCGCAACGCTTCTCATCTTATATCTAAATTCTGGCCTGAACAGGCAGGCGTTTTAGTTAGCCTAAGTTTTGATGACATTTCTCATCATTCAGGGCATGAATCCTCAAATACTGAATTCTATACATCCGGTTATGAAGCAGGCGGGCTTCCTGTTGAGATTTCAGTTTCTGCGGAGAGCGACCGTCACTTCAGTGAAGATGATACTTATTTCATTGAAACTGCTTGCATGCTTGTGGCATCAAAAATAGAACGTATTCTATCGAAACAGAGAATACAGGAAGAGCAGGAGCTCATTGATAAGGCTTACCAACTCGCTCACATTGGTACCTGGGAATATGATATGATTAACCATGAGCTACACTGGTCCGATATCACCAAACAAGTTCATGGTTTTGAAGCGGATTACAACCCCGATGTAGAAAGTACGATTCAATTGTTTAAGGAAGGTTACCATCGCGAAACCTTTGCCAAAGCCGCCTATGACGCTATTGAACATGAGATCCCATTTGATGTTGAATTAAAAATTATAAGCGGCAAAGGTGATGAACGATGGATAAGAGCTACCGGTGAGCCTGAATACGCTGACGGACAGTGTATCAGGTTTTATGGTATCAGCCAGAATGTAACGGAGCGCAGAAAGGCCGAGGAAGATCTTGAACTTAATGAGAGAAGGTTCAAAGCTTTAGTACAAAACGGGATGGATATGATTGCCATCCTTGATGAAGAAGGTAACTATACGTACGCCAGTCCGGCATCAAAGAACGTACTTAATCTTCCTCCGGAATACTTCATGGATAAAAATGCATTCGACCTTATCCATCAAGATGATAAAGACAGACTCTACACATTATTTACTTCTCTATCTAACAACGAAACAGTTCAGATTAACCCTTTTCGTTTTTTGAATAATGAGAAACAATGGAGGTGGCTGGAAGGCACGATCACAAACCTTAGCAATGACCCTGCTGTTAAGGGATACGTTGTGAATACCCGGGATATAACGGAACGGCAGATTAAACACGAGCAAATTCTGGATTCGCTCAGGGAAAAGGAAACCCTGCTTTCAGAAATCCACCATCGTATTAAGAACAACCTTTCCGTCTTAGTCACCATGCTTCATTTACAAGCTTCTGATGAACAGAATGAAGCTGTTTTAGACCGGTTACTTGACAGCATAGCCAGAATTCATACCATGGCCAGCATTCATGAACAACTTTACCAAACCAAAAACTATGCGGCCTTAGATTTTAGTGAACGCCTTAAGCTTCTGGCTCAAACAATTAAGAAGACATTACAGACAGATGTTGAGGTTGAATTAGTGTTTAATTGTAAACCTCTCACCATCCCCGTTGACTATGCTTTAACTTGTTCGTTAGTTGTTAATGAGGTACTGACCAATGTATTTAAACATGCATTCAGAGGCATGCAGAAGGGCCTTGTGACTTTAGATTTGAACCCTGATTCATGTGGAGATAAAGCTCACCTTAAAATTTCAGATAATGGTGTCGGGTTACCCAGTAATTTCAATCCCAGTGAAAGTGACTCATTAGGACTGTCACTAATCGATATGTTATCTGAACAAATAGCCGAAGACTATTCTTTTAGCTCTTCAGATAAAGGCACCGTTTTTACTCTTACCTTTAGTAAAGAGGTGCTGGAGTCGGCTTAA
- the dxs gene encoding 1-deoxy-D-xylulose-5-phosphate synthase, whose translation MEQKQPKPGKLLAQINSPSDLKKLEADQLQEVCDELRQYIIDIVSVHGGHFGASLGVVELTTALHYVYDTPKDLLVWDVGHQAYGHKILTGRREQFHTNRVYGGLSGFPKRSESEYDTFGVGHSSTSISAALGMAVARDLDQSDKKVVAVIGDGAMTAGLAFEAMNNAGAMNSDILVILNDNNMSIDPNVGALKEYLADITTSKTFNKMRDEVYDMLGHFKSAGEKMRKVASRLEKAMTAALTPGSLFRSLGFKYYGPVDGHDVDGLRRILEDLKDVKGPKLLHAVTVKGKGFAPAEREQTKWHASSSPFDKITGKSLSAPSKPNPIPKYQDVFGDALVELAEKDERIVSMTPAMPSGSSLWPMMNTFPERAFDVGIAEQHAVTFAAGLAAEGKKAFCAIYSSFLQRGYDQLVHDVAIQNLPVVFCIDRAGLVGADGPTHHGAYDTAYMRAIPNMIISSPLNEQDLRDMMYTASKYDDAAWAIRYPRGRATGMDVRENFEMMDIGKGVELREGEDIAILSFGPIGKYVFEAADQLSKEGIEIGHYDMRFAKPLDTELIDQVCDNYSHIITLEDGSKMGGFGSAVAEYIAEKEERPTLKIMGIPDRIVEHGTQEELHDEIGIGVAGIIENVKQKAKVKV comes from the coding sequence ATGGAACAGAAACAGCCAAAACCGGGAAAGTTACTCGCTCAGATTAATTCCCCTTCCGATTTAAAAAAGCTTGAGGCCGATCAGCTTCAGGAAGTTTGCGATGAACTTCGCCAGTACATCATTGACATAGTTTCTGTTCATGGTGGTCATTTTGGTGCCAGCCTTGGGGTAGTGGAACTAACTACCGCACTTCACTATGTGTATGACACTCCTAAAGACCTGCTGGTTTGGGATGTTGGGCATCAGGCCTATGGGCACAAAATACTAACCGGCCGAAGAGAACAGTTTCATACTAATCGCGTTTATGGCGGACTATCTGGATTTCCAAAAAGATCTGAAAGCGAATATGACACTTTTGGTGTAGGTCATTCCAGTACCTCAATTTCTGCTGCTTTGGGCATGGCAGTTGCCCGCGATTTAGACCAATCTGACAAAAAAGTTGTAGCCGTAATCGGGGATGGTGCCATGACAGCCGGCCTCGCTTTTGAAGCCATGAATAACGCCGGCGCAATGAACAGCGATATTCTGGTGATCCTCAACGACAATAACATGTCGATTGACCCGAATGTTGGTGCCCTGAAAGAATATTTGGCTGACATCACCACCAGTAAGACCTTTAATAAAATGAGGGACGAAGTGTACGACATGCTCGGGCACTTTAAATCTGCCGGCGAGAAGATGCGCAAGGTAGCCTCTCGCCTGGAAAAAGCCATGACGGCTGCCCTTACCCCGGGTTCCCTCTTTCGCTCCTTAGGATTTAAATATTACGGCCCGGTGGACGGACATGACGTTGACGGGCTCCGCAGAATACTGGAAGACCTCAAAGACGTGAAGGGACCAAAATTGCTTCACGCCGTTACTGTTAAAGGCAAAGGATTTGCACCGGCTGAGAGGGAGCAAACCAAGTGGCATGCCTCCAGCAGTCCTTTTGATAAAATTACCGGTAAGTCACTTTCCGCTCCATCTAAGCCAAACCCGATTCCAAAATATCAGGATGTGTTTGGGGATGCTTTGGTTGAGCTGGCCGAAAAAGACGAACGTATTGTAAGTATGACTCCGGCCATGCCCAGCGGTTCAAGCTTATGGCCAATGATGAATACCTTCCCCGAGCGGGCTTTTGATGTTGGTATCGCTGAACAGCATGCCGTTACCTTTGCAGCCGGATTAGCTGCCGAAGGGAAGAAAGCCTTTTGTGCTATCTACTCATCTTTCTTGCAACGCGGTTATGACCAGCTGGTTCACGATGTAGCCATCCAAAACTTACCGGTTGTATTTTGTATTGACCGCGCCGGACTTGTTGGAGCCGATGGTCCTACACACCACGGAGCTTATGACACCGCCTACATGCGGGCAATCCCCAATATGATTATTTCTTCTCCGCTGAACGAGCAGGATTTACGGGACATGATGTACACAGCCTCCAAGTATGATGATGCCGCCTGGGCTATCCGTTATCCTCGTGGAAGAGCGACCGGAATGGATGTTAGGGAGAACTTTGAAATGATGGACATCGGTAAAGGGGTAGAACTCAGAGAAGGTGAAGACATTGCGATCCTCAGCTTTGGTCCGATTGGAAAATATGTGTTTGAAGCCGCCGATCAACTTTCTAAAGAAGGGATTGAGATCGGGCATTATGACATGCGCTTCGCCAAGCCCCTCGATACGGAATTAATCGATCAGGTTTGTGACAACTACAGCCACATCATCACGCTGGAAGATGGTTCTAAGATGGGTGGATTCGGAAGTGCTGTTGCTGAGTACATCGCTGAGAAAGAAGAAAGGCCCACTCTTAAAATAATGGGCATTCCTGATCGTATAGTAGAGCACGGCACCCAGGAAGAACTTCATGATGAAATCGGAATTGGCGTTGCCGGTATTATTGAGAATGTTAAGCAAAAAGCAAAGGTAAAGGTTTAG
- the queA gene encoding tRNA preQ1(34) S-adenosylmethionine ribosyltransferase-isomerase QueA, with amino-acid sequence MKFTLSDFDYNLPEELIAQSPAQPRDHARLLVYNRADKTITDDHFYNIGDYLPDDTTMVVNNSKVEKCRLLFDDGKKELFVTSVSNNNTIEAMVRPGKKFKQGKELQLAEGISAKVINIAEDGLRTLVLSCDIDNPKLEPYKHTPFPPYIEQDESLSEEYQTVYAKDLGSKAAPTAGLHFTDELLAKLKDVGIKKTEVTLHVGLGTFAPVKTENLDEHNMHSEWFQLTESTCEELNAARHITAVGTTSIRVLETASNSEREFTPESRETDIFITPGYSFKAVDALITNFHLPKSTLLMLVAAFMGFDEMKRVYEHAISEEYSFYSFGDAMLIL; translated from the coding sequence ATGAAGTTTACCCTTTCTGATTTCGACTACAATCTTCCTGAAGAACTCATCGCCCAGTCACCGGCTCAGCCCAGAGACCATGCCCGCTTGCTGGTTTATAACCGGGCCGACAAAACCATCACCGATGACCATTTCTACAATATCGGGGATTACCTGCCAGATGATACCACCATGGTGGTTAATAACAGCAAAGTTGAGAAATGCCGGCTGCTATTTGATGACGGAAAGAAGGAGCTTTTTGTAACCTCTGTAAGTAACAATAACACCATTGAAGCAATGGTACGGCCCGGTAAGAAATTTAAGCAGGGCAAAGAACTTCAATTGGCTGAAGGCATCTCTGCGAAAGTAATCAATATTGCCGAAGACGGGTTACGAACCCTGGTGCTGTCTTGTGATATAGACAACCCAAAGCTGGAACCTTATAAACACACGCCCTTTCCTCCTTACATCGAGCAGGATGAATCTCTTTCCGAGGAGTATCAAACCGTTTATGCAAAGGATTTGGGAAGTAAGGCAGCCCCTACGGCCGGACTTCATTTCACTGATGAACTGCTTGCCAAACTGAAAGATGTCGGGATTAAGAAAACGGAAGTCACCCTGCATGTGGGACTGGGCACCTTCGCCCCGGTAAAAACGGAAAACCTGGACGAACACAACATGCACAGCGAGTGGTTTCAGCTAACCGAGTCAACCTGTGAAGAGCTGAATGCAGCCCGTCATATAACCGCGGTTGGGACCACCAGCATCCGCGTACTGGAGACTGCCTCCAACTCCGAACGAGAATTCACCCCTGAAAGCAGGGAAACTGATATTTTTATCACTCCGGGCTACTCCTTTAAAGCGGTGGATGCTTTGATCACCAATTTTCACCTTCCCAAAAGCACCCTCCTGATGCTGGTCGCTGCTTTTATGGGATTCGATGAAATGAAACGGGTTTACGAACACGCCATCAGCGAGGAATACAGCTTCTATTCCTTCGGCGATGCCATGCTGATTCTTTAA